The following coding sequences lie in one Arachis hypogaea cultivar Tifrunner chromosome 9, arahy.Tifrunner.gnm2.J5K5, whole genome shotgun sequence genomic window:
- the LOC112710901 gene encoding kinesin-like protein KIN-14U isoform X1: MVEEQILMRPENAANLSPDSVAEFPVSPPVYTDVVVVPEQEKDVLQNLISNLESEIKQLRIKQRTWDEKRRGALRRILDIKGSIRVFCRIRPFLLAEKRRGSEPVSAGSERIWMKFGGRKKDFEFDKVFCQEASQESVFVEVEPILRSAMDGHNVCVFAYGQTGTGKTFTMDGSNEQPGIIPRALEELFRQSSVDNSSSFTFSMSMLEVYMGNLRDLLAPRLCNKAYEPMSKCNLNIQTDPKGFIEVEGLSEVPISDYAKARWWYNKGKRFRSTSWTNVNEASSRSHCLTRINIFRHGDGLEARREVSRLWMVDLGGSERLLKTGAKGLTMDEGRAINLSLSALADVIAALKRKRCHVPYRNSKLTQILKDSLGDGSKVLMLVHISPSEEDICETICSLNFAKRARAVESCKEVPMELKKQKEKNIMELEEDIREAIEQRQNLGDQIQKVEFRLTESRKLFSTTYSLPENDSMETFTTSKDDVKEVIETPKASKKTIQRNFSSSVPRFMNPTIASRQRQSVSERELSTRSKILRSAVTRNSIQFPCSQSLSHSDLRIKAMLRSSNAKSQYAKTNTVLAEKPKCNESEQKIINPQGKMITSTDPNLRVTLCRHRRRMSDLV; the protein is encoded by the exons ATGGTGGAGGAACAGATTCTGATGCGTCCAGAGAACGCTGCTAATTTGAGTCCGGATTCCGTCGCTGAGTTCCCCGTTTCGCCGCCGGTTTACACTGACGTCGTTGTGGTGCCTGAGCAAGAAAAGGACGTGCTTCAGAATTTGATCTCCAATTTAGAAA GTGAAATTAAGCAGCTGAGGATTAAGCAGAGAACGTGGGATGAAAAGCGGAGAGGGGCTTTGAGAAGGATATTAGACATTAAAG GGAGCATTAGAGTATTTTGTAGGATTAGACCATTTCTGCTGGCAGAGAAGAGAAGAGGTTCTGAACCAGTTTCGGCTGGATCGGAGAGAATTTGGATGAAGTTTGGAGGGAGGAAGAaagattttgagtttgataaGGTCTTCTGTCAAGAAGCAAGTCAAG AAAGTGTTTTTGTTGAGGTTGAGCCAATTCTGAGATCGGCAATGGATGGCCACAATGTGTGTGTTTTTGCTTATGGTCAAACAGGCACAGGAAAAACATTCACAATG gatggtTCAAATGAGCAGCCTGGAATTATTCCGCGAGCTCTTGAAGAGCTCTTTCGTCAATCATCTGTGGATAATTCATCTTCTTTTACCTTTTCAATGAGCATGTTGGAAGTTTACATGGGCAATCTCAGGGATCTGCTGGCTCCAAGGCTGTGTAATAAAGCATATGAACCTATGTCAaaatg CAATCTCAACATCCAAACAGATCCAAAGGGGTTTATTGAAGTTGAGGGTCTCTCTGAAGTGCCGATTTCAGATTATGCTAAAGCCAGATGGTGGTACAACAAGGGAAAAAGGTTCAGATCCACATCATGGACAAACGTCAATGAAGCGTCAAGCAGGTCACACTG CTTGACAAGGATAAACATTTTTCGCCATGGGGATGGTTTGGAAGCTAGAAGGGAAGTAAGTAGACTGTGGATGGTTGATCTTGGAGGCAGTGAACGGCTGCTTAAAACCGGAGCCAAAGGGCTAACAATGGACGAGGGCCGAGCCATTAATCTTTCCCTTTCTGCTTTAGCTGATGTCATTGCAGCTTTGAAGAGGAAGAGGTGCCATGTGCCTTACAG AAATAGCAAGCTGACTCAAATATTAAAAGATTCCCTTG GTGATGGCTCAAAGGTCTTGATGCTTGTGCATATAAGCCCATCTGAAGAAGATATTTGTGAGACAATTTGTTCCTTGAACTTTGCAAAGAGGGCAAGAGCAGTAGAGTCTTGCAAAGAAGTACCAATG GAATTGAAGAAGCAGAAGGAGAAGAACATTATGGAGCTCGAGGAAGACATTAGGGAAGCCATAGAACAACGTCAAAATTTAGGGGATCAAATACAGAAGGTTGAGTTCAGGTTAACTGAGAGTAGAAAGCTCTTCTCAACTACATATAGTCTTCCGGAAAATGACAGCATGGAAACCTTTACTACGTCCAAAGATGATGTCAAAGAGGTTATTGAAACTCCCAAAGCATCTAAGAAGACTATTCAAAGAAACTTCTCTAGTTCAGTGCCTCGATTCATGAATCCAACGATTGCTAGTCGCCAAAGGCAAAGTGTTTCCGAACGAGAACTCAGTACTAGATCAAAGATTTTAAGATCGGCAGTCACTAGAAACTCAATCCAGTTTCCTTGTTCCCAATCATTAAGCCATTCAGATCTCCGCATCAAAGCAATGCTACGAAGTTCAAATGCAAAGTCTCAATATGCTAAAACAAATACAGTCCTTGCAGAAAAGCCCAAGTGCAATGAATCAGAACAAAAAATCATTAATCCTCAGGGCAAGATGATTACATCAACAGATCCAAATTTGAGAGTTACATTGTGCCGTCATAGAAGAAGAATGTCTGATCTCGTTTAA
- the LOC112710901 gene encoding kinesin-like protein KIN-14U isoform X2, translating into MDGHNVCVFAYGQTGTGKTFTMDGSNEQPGIIPRALEELFRQSSVDNSSSFTFSMSMLEVYMGNLRDLLAPRLCNKAYEPMSKCNLNIQTDPKGFIEVEGLSEVPISDYAKARWWYNKGKRFRSTSWTNVNEASSRSHCLTRINIFRHGDGLEARREVSRLWMVDLGGSERLLKTGAKGLTMDEGRAINLSLSALADVIAALKRKRCHVPYRNSKLTQILKDSLGDGSKVLMLVHISPSEEDICETICSLNFAKRARAVESCKEVPMELKKQKEKNIMELEEDIREAIEQRQNLGDQIQKVEFRLTESRKLFSTTYSLPENDSMETFTTSKDDVKEVIETPKASKKTIQRNFSSSVPRFMNPTIASRQRQSVSERELSTRSKILRSAVTRNSIQFPCSQSLSHSDLRIKAMLRSSNAKSQYAKTNTVLAEKPKCNESEQKIINPQGKMITSTDPNLRVTLCRHRRRMSDLV; encoded by the exons ATGGATGGCCACAATGTGTGTGTTTTTGCTTATGGTCAAACAGGCACAGGAAAAACATTCACAATG gatggtTCAAATGAGCAGCCTGGAATTATTCCGCGAGCTCTTGAAGAGCTCTTTCGTCAATCATCTGTGGATAATTCATCTTCTTTTACCTTTTCAATGAGCATGTTGGAAGTTTACATGGGCAATCTCAGGGATCTGCTGGCTCCAAGGCTGTGTAATAAAGCATATGAACCTATGTCAaaatg CAATCTCAACATCCAAACAGATCCAAAGGGGTTTATTGAAGTTGAGGGTCTCTCTGAAGTGCCGATTTCAGATTATGCTAAAGCCAGATGGTGGTACAACAAGGGAAAAAGGTTCAGATCCACATCATGGACAAACGTCAATGAAGCGTCAAGCAGGTCACACTG CTTGACAAGGATAAACATTTTTCGCCATGGGGATGGTTTGGAAGCTAGAAGGGAAGTAAGTAGACTGTGGATGGTTGATCTTGGAGGCAGTGAACGGCTGCTTAAAACCGGAGCCAAAGGGCTAACAATGGACGAGGGCCGAGCCATTAATCTTTCCCTTTCTGCTTTAGCTGATGTCATTGCAGCTTTGAAGAGGAAGAGGTGCCATGTGCCTTACAG AAATAGCAAGCTGACTCAAATATTAAAAGATTCCCTTG GTGATGGCTCAAAGGTCTTGATGCTTGTGCATATAAGCCCATCTGAAGAAGATATTTGTGAGACAATTTGTTCCTTGAACTTTGCAAAGAGGGCAAGAGCAGTAGAGTCTTGCAAAGAAGTACCAATG GAATTGAAGAAGCAGAAGGAGAAGAACATTATGGAGCTCGAGGAAGACATTAGGGAAGCCATAGAACAACGTCAAAATTTAGGGGATCAAATACAGAAGGTTGAGTTCAGGTTAACTGAGAGTAGAAAGCTCTTCTCAACTACATATAGTCTTCCGGAAAATGACAGCATGGAAACCTTTACTACGTCCAAAGATGATGTCAAAGAGGTTATTGAAACTCCCAAAGCATCTAAGAAGACTATTCAAAGAAACTTCTCTAGTTCAGTGCCTCGATTCATGAATCCAACGATTGCTAGTCGCCAAAGGCAAAGTGTTTCCGAACGAGAACTCAGTACTAGATCAAAGATTTTAAGATCGGCAGTCACTAGAAACTCAATCCAGTTTCCTTGTTCCCAATCATTAAGCCATTCAGATCTCCGCATCAAAGCAATGCTACGAAGTTCAAATGCAAAGTCTCAATATGCTAAAACAAATACAGTCCTTGCAGAAAAGCCCAAGTGCAATGAATCAGAACAAAAAATCATTAATCCTCAGGGCAAGATGATTACATCAACAGATCCAAATTTGAGAGTTACATTGTGCCGTCATAGAAGAAGAATGTCTGATCTCGTTTAA